Proteins encoded within one genomic window of Ranitomeya variabilis isolate aRanVar5 chromosome 4, aRanVar5.hap1, whole genome shotgun sequence:
- the TOB1 gene encoding protein Tob1 — MQLEIQVALNFIISYLYNKLPRRRVNIFGEELERLLKKKYEGHWYPDKPYKGSGYRCIHVGEKVEPVIEQAANESGLDVEDIRRNLPQDLNVWIDPSEVSYQIGEKGQVKVLYVDDDNNENGAELDKEIKNSFNPEAQVFMPIIDQASPVSSSPSPPFNDSAAVSPTFMPRAAQPLTFTTATFAATKFGSTKMKTNARNKLARSSPTQFGFNNLVKQSAMSSSMHSVYSLGLTNLPQKTSALSPNAKEFIFPGEQGRSGLNCESGLSLGALPYSNAFDMFSAYGGLHDKSLVEGLSFVQYNNQQFQPVMAN, encoded by the coding sequence ATGCAGCTTGAAATCCAGGTAGCCCTGAATTTTATAATTTCTTATTTGTATAACAAGCTGCCCCGGCGACGAGTCAACATCTTCGGCGAAGAACTTGAAAGGCTCTTGAAGAAGAAATATGAAGGCCATTGGTATCCTGACAAACCGTACAAGGGCTCGGGGTACAGGTGCATACACGTCGGAGAAAAGGTGGAGCCGGTCATCGAGCAAGCAGCCAACGAGAGCGGCCTGGACGTCGAAGACATCCGTAGGAACCTTCCCCAAGACTTAAATGTGTGGATCGACCCCTCGGAGGTGTCCTACCAGATCGGGGAGAAGGGACAAGTCAAAGTTCTCTACGTTGATGACGACAACAACGAGAACGGCGCAGAGCTCGATAAGGAAATTAAGAACAGTTTTAACCCCGAGGCCCAGGTGTTCATGCCCATCATTGACCAAGCGTCACCCGTCTCCAGCTCGCCGTCGCCCCCTTTCAATGACTCTGCTGCCGTAAGCCCGACGTTTATGCCCAGGGCGGCTCAGCCTTTAACCTTCACGACTGCCACTTTTGCTGCCACCAAGTTCGGATCAACTAAAATGAAGACAAATGCCCGTAACAAGCTGGCGCGCTCCTCCCCGACGCAGTTCGGGTTTAATAACTTGGTAAAGCAGAGCGCCATGTCCTCGTCCATGCACTCTGTGTACAGCCTTGGCCTTACCAACCTCCCGCAGAaaacctctgccctctcccccaatGCAAAGGAATTTATCTTCCCTGGTGAGCAAGGACGGTCCGGCCTAAACTGCGAGAGCGGCCTGAGCCTCGGCGCACTGCCGTACAGCAACGCGTTTGACATGTTCTCTGCGTACGGCGGCCTCCATGACAAATCGCTGGTGGAGGGATTGAGCTTCGTGCAGTATAATAACCAGCAATTCCAGCCGGTTATGGCTAACTAA